A genomic window from Prunus persica cultivar Lovell chromosome G2, Prunus_persica_NCBIv2, whole genome shotgun sequence includes:
- the LOC18780128 gene encoding hippocampus abundant transcript-like protein 1 — translation MGWMESVLIEVRPLFHLLFPLCVHWIAEEMTVSVLVDVTAAALCPSQSTCSQAIYINGVQQTVVGLFKMVVLPLLGQLADERGRKPLLLLTVSTTIFPFVLLAWNQSKEFVYAYYVIRTVSYILSQGSIFCIAVAYVADVVNENKRAAVFSWITGLFSASHVLGNVLARFLPEKYIFAVSIALLIFCPVYMQMFLTETINKRAPKSDQGLSCLTKIVTIIRKRYASMRDAATIVVSSPTLRSISLVSFFYDLGMSGISSVLLYYLKAAFGFDKNQFSEILMMVGIGSIFSQILVLPLANPLVGEKVILSSALLASIAYALLYGLAWAPWVPYLSASFGVIYILVKPSTFAIISRATCSTNQGKVQGFIAGVQSISSLLSPVAMSPLTSWFLSSNAPFNCKGFSIICASICMMVAFCIACKLKLVERSSEDIETPLLTDS, via the exons CCCTGTTTCACTTGCTGTTCCCACTGTGTGTCCACTGGATCGCTGAGGAAATGACCGTCTCGGTCCTTGTTGATGTcactgctgctgctctttGCCCGTCGCAGTCAACTTGTTCTCAAGCCATTTATATTAATGGCGTTCAACAAACG GTTGTTGGACTTTTCAAGATGGTGGTGCTTCCACTTCTAGGTCAACTGGCAGATGAGCGTGGGCGTAAGCCGCTGCTGCTTTTGACAGTGTCAACAACCATATTTCCTTTCG TATTACTTGCCTGGAATCAATCTAAGGAATTTGTGTATGCCTACTATGTGATTCGAACTGTTTCATATATTCTAAGTCAGGGGAGTATTTTCTGCATTGCTGTCGCTTATGTG GCAGATGTTGTCAATGAGAATAAGAGGGCTGCAGTGTTTAGTTGGATCACAGGTCTTTTTTCTGCATCACATGTCTTGGGGAATGTTCTGGCACGCTTTCTTCCCGAGAAGTACATTTTCGCT GTATCAATAGCCCTGTTGATCTTTTGTCCAGTTTATATGCAAATGTTTTTGACTGAGACAATTAATAAACGGGCACCTAAAAGTGACCAAGGTTTATCTTGCCTGACCAAGATAGTTACTATTATCCGTAAACGATATGCATCAATGAGAGATGCTGCAACAATAGTTGTTAGCAG TCCAACACTCAGAAGCATTTCTTTGGTTTCCTTCTTCTATGACTTGGGAATGTCCGGCATCAGCTCTGTGTTACTG TACTATCTGAAAGCAGCTTTtggttttgacaaaaatcAATTCTCAGAGATCCTGATGATGGTGGGAATAGGTTCAATTTTCTCTCAG ATATTGGTGCTTCCTTTAGCGAACCCATTGGTTGGTGAGAAGGTGATATTGAGCTCAGCCTTGTTGGCCTCAATAGCTTAT GCATTGCTCTATGGCTTGGCTTGGGCTCCTTGG GTACCCTACTTAAGTGCCTCCTTTGGGGTCATCTACATTCTTGTGAAACCTTCT ACTTTTGCAATTATTTCCAGAGCAACATGCTCAACCAATCAG GGAAAAGTACAAGGATTTATAGCTGGTGTGCAGTCAATATCAAGTCTGCTATCTCCAGTTGCCATGAGTCCATTGACAT CATGGTTTCTATCTAGCAATGCCCCTTTCAACTGCAAAGGTTTTAGCATCATATGCGCATCCATATGCATG ATGGTTGCTTTTTGCATTGCTTGCAAGCTTAAACTGGTCGAACGCTCTTCAGAGGACATTGAAACACCACTACTAACTGATAGTTAA